The Candidatus Tumulicola sp. genome contains a region encoding:
- a CDS encoding tetratricopeptide repeat protein, which translates to MKRLILSLIVVAGTVGAFAATTPAAQAGLFGGSKSSPTPSPIPSALPTASPEPPNVAIPRLEAKLKANPNDQQTMAQLAAEFLQINRPDLSAQLTHHLIQIGDKTAQVYYFDGVAMEQLGNDQVGTYDLEQASNLDPTNLGVLAQLAEVYLKQNRPADAERIAKRGATFNKTEPEALMTLGSVYAAEQKFDDARASFEQAYLLNPKDVSPIYQIATTYAQQNNIPMAIQTINRALTIDPKSVQALVYKADLYAKQHDDAQASAAYDDAVVAAPSDDDKALIMERKASYFITEKKYPQGEAILVQVITQYPKIASGYVAYGTYYASQHQLDKATAKLQQALQIDPNNGPALLTLGEVSMQSGHANDSVGYFKKYTQVSPDAQGFALLGQAYSQTHNYSGARDSCSRSFELQRSPETLGCVAGADYELRNYKEAAKIFDVLDHNAHGFLDQNPTLLYIAAKSYQGAAQCSKAVAAYKRLLPMMRKGTKDYTNVQKSSTATCHAASTSKHGH; encoded by the coding sequence ATGAAACGACTTATCCTCTCGCTTATCGTCGTTGCCGGCACGGTTGGAGCGTTCGCCGCGACGACGCCCGCCGCACAGGCCGGACTGTTCGGCGGCAGCAAATCGTCGCCGACGCCTTCACCCATACCGTCGGCGTTGCCGACGGCTAGCCCGGAACCGCCGAACGTCGCGATTCCGCGGCTCGAAGCCAAGTTGAAAGCGAATCCGAACGATCAGCAAACGATGGCACAGCTCGCCGCCGAATTCTTGCAGATCAATCGTCCCGACCTCTCTGCGCAGTTGACGCATCATCTCATTCAGATCGGCGATAAAACGGCGCAGGTGTATTATTTCGACGGCGTCGCGATGGAGCAACTCGGTAACGACCAAGTCGGAACCTATGATTTGGAGCAAGCGTCGAATCTCGACCCCACCAACCTAGGCGTGCTCGCGCAGCTCGCCGAGGTATATCTCAAGCAGAATCGCCCGGCGGACGCCGAGCGCATCGCAAAACGCGGCGCGACGTTCAACAAAACCGAGCCCGAGGCGTTGATGACGCTCGGTAGCGTCTATGCGGCCGAGCAGAAGTTCGACGACGCTCGCGCCTCGTTCGAACAGGCGTATCTGCTCAACCCGAAAGATGTCTCGCCGATCTATCAGATCGCGACGACATACGCGCAGCAGAACAATATCCCGATGGCGATTCAAACGATCAACCGGGCATTGACGATCGACCCGAAGAGCGTTCAGGCACTGGTGTATAAGGCCGATCTGTACGCGAAGCAGCACGATGACGCGCAAGCCTCCGCAGCCTACGACGACGCGGTGGTCGCGGCGCCGAGCGACGACGATAAGGCGCTGATCATGGAGCGCAAAGCCAGCTACTTCATCACCGAGAAGAAATACCCGCAAGGTGAAGCGATCCTGGTGCAGGTGATAACGCAGTATCCCAAGATCGCTTCGGGATACGTCGCATACGGCACGTATTACGCGTCGCAGCACCAGCTTGACAAGGCCACCGCCAAATTGCAGCAAGCATTGCAAATCGATCCGAATAACGGACCGGCGTTGCTCACGCTGGGCGAGGTCTCGATGCAATCCGGCCACGCTAACGATAGCGTCGGTTATTTCAAAAAATACACGCAGGTGTCGCCCGACGCCCAAGGCTTTGCATTGCTAGGACAAGCGTATTCGCAAACGCACAATTATTCCGGCGCGCGCGATTCGTGCAGCCGTAGCTTCGAGCTGCAACGCTCGCCTGAAACGTTGGGATGCGTCGCCGGAGCTGACTATGAGCTGCGCAACTACAAAGAAGCGGCGAAGATCTTCGACGTTCTCGATCACAACGCACATGGGTTTCTCGATCAGAATCCCACGCTGTTGTACATTGCGGCCAAGTCGTATCAAGGCGCCGCTCAGTGCAGCAAGGCCGTGGCTGCCTACAAGCGACTGCTTCCGATGATGCGCAAAGGCACGAAGGACTACACCAACGTGCAGAAGTCGTCGACTGCAACCTGCCACGCTGCGTCAACGTCGAAACACGGGCACTGA
- a CDS encoding electron transfer flavoprotein subunit beta/FixA family protein, whose translation MKIVVTVKLVPDPNAEKRLDPQTKHLVRTGVETVLNPYDEYALEAALQLRERAPGSTVTVFSMGPEALKETLRKALAMGADEAVFLSDPALAGSDVWTTSLAMSRALSKIGFDLLIVGGLTDDGSTGAVPGSLAEHLQVPCVTNARKAEIADNRLSVERETDTGYQTVDVALPALLTTALTFGEPRYASLKGIMGAKKKTIAALSTADLELEAPVGAAGSKVTIESFAPPPARGRGRVVEAADGAAGAAAIFEFLREKRLA comes from the coding sequence GTGAAGATCGTGGTAACGGTCAAACTTGTTCCAGACCCAAACGCCGAGAAGCGCCTCGATCCGCAAACGAAGCACCTCGTGCGGACCGGCGTCGAAACGGTGCTCAATCCGTACGACGAGTACGCGCTCGAGGCCGCGCTGCAATTACGCGAACGCGCGCCCGGGTCGACCGTGACGGTGTTTAGCATGGGGCCTGAAGCGCTAAAAGAGACGTTGCGTAAAGCGCTCGCGATGGGCGCCGACGAGGCCGTCTTTCTTAGCGACCCCGCATTGGCGGGCAGCGACGTTTGGACGACGTCGCTCGCGATGTCCCGTGCGCTGTCGAAAATTGGATTCGACCTCTTGATCGTCGGCGGACTGACGGACGACGGAAGCACCGGCGCCGTTCCGGGTTCTCTCGCCGAGCATCTGCAAGTGCCATGCGTTACTAATGCACGCAAGGCGGAAATTGCTGACAATCGTTTGAGCGTGGAGCGCGAGACGGACACCGGTTACCAAACGGTCGACGTCGCGTTACCCGCGCTGCTCACGACCGCCCTGACGTTTGGAGAGCCGCGGTACGCATCGCTCAAGGGCATCATGGGAGCCAAGAAAAAGACGATCGCCGCTTTGTCGACCGCCGACCTCGAGCTGGAAGCGCCGGTCGGTGCCGCTGGGTCGAAAGTGACCATCGAGAGCTTCGCTCCGCCGCCAGCCCGTGGACGGGGTCGCGTTGTGGAAGCTGCCGACGGAGCTGCCGGAGCGGCCGCGATTTTCGAATTTTTACGCGAGAAGAGGCTGGCCTAA
- a CDS encoding histone deacetylase: protein MPRCVNVETRALIFVTDPIFGEHLRGVPHCEAPERVEVVAARLRAAGAISQELSAVDATAEQLLRVHTPAYLDLVHRETDRLAVARYLSTGDVVVGPGTREAAYRAAGAAIVAVDAAVRGDRAVFALVRPPGHHAEPDAGMGFCVFNNAAVAARHFLAEHGGRVLVLDFDYHHGNGTQAVAGDGLSYVSTHAWPAYPGTGGRGGRRGAGEILNVPLPASGVSTEAFVAIWERLVAGAAARVRPDLIVVSAGFDFVAGDPVGDLGVDVSATRGIAGAICRAAAECCASRVAYVLEGGYLVAALSDGISAVADVSDAGVPVPSGADWGAIPPPIARLLS from the coding sequence CTGCCACGCTGCGTCAACGTCGAAACACGGGCACTGATATTCGTAACCGACCCGATCTTCGGGGAGCATCTGCGCGGGGTACCGCATTGCGAGGCACCCGAACGGGTTGAGGTGGTAGCGGCTCGACTACGTGCCGCCGGAGCCATCTCCCAAGAACTCTCGGCCGTCGACGCGACGGCCGAGCAGCTGTTGCGTGTGCACACGCCGGCCTATCTGGATCTCGTGCATCGCGAAACCGACCGGCTCGCGGTCGCGCGCTACCTATCCACCGGCGACGTGGTCGTCGGACCGGGCACCCGGGAAGCCGCTTATCGTGCTGCCGGCGCGGCGATCGTCGCCGTCGATGCCGCCGTGCGGGGCGACAGGGCGGTATTCGCGTTAGTCCGTCCGCCCGGGCATCATGCCGAACCCGACGCCGGGATGGGTTTTTGCGTGTTCAACAATGCGGCGGTCGCCGCACGGCATTTTCTGGCCGAACACGGCGGCCGGGTGCTCGTCCTCGATTTCGATTACCACCACGGCAACGGAACGCAGGCCGTCGCAGGCGACGGTCTTTCGTACGTCTCCACCCACGCGTGGCCAGCATACCCGGGAACCGGCGGGCGCGGCGGACGACGCGGAGCCGGCGAGATCCTCAACGTTCCGCTCCCGGCATCCGGGGTCTCGACCGAAGCCTTCGTCGCGATCTGGGAGCGGCTCGTGGCCGGCGCGGCAGCTCGCGTTCGTCCCGATCTCATCGTGGTCAGCGCGGGGTTCGATTTCGTCGCCGGCGATCCGGTGGGTGACTTGGGGGTGGACGTTTCGGCGACCCGAGGGATCGCCGGGGCGATATGCCGCGCCGCCGCAGAGTGCTGCGCATCAAGGGTAGCCTACGTCCTGGAGGGCGGCTACCTCGTCGCAGCGCTGAGCGACGGTATATCCGCCGTGGCCGATGTGAGCGATGCCGGCGTTCCGGTGCCGAGCGGCGCCGACTGGGGCGCGATCCCGCCGCCAATCGCCCGCCTCCTCTCCTAA
- a CDS encoding electron transfer flavoprotein subunit alpha/FixB family protein, with protein MKDVIVYVEHRGGQTRKVTFEMATQARALADALGGKAHAVILGSGAQRLAGQLAAYPIDIVHVSEDSDVDAFLLDPVVDYVAAVAGSTGPALLLVPNTLSGRDVAGRLSARLKAGLAADVTEFRVDNGAVACTAPKMGGALVTTCTILPADYGIATVRPNAFEAQTAGAGAQVEAIEKPAGKQYVAKIERDVEEGAGELALEEAPVVVAGGRGLGGPEPFDTMLKPLARALGGAVGASRAAADAGWVPYSLQIGQTGKTVTPNLYIGIGISGAIQHKVGMRSAGTIVAINKDGSAAIGEFSDLLVVGDAFAIVPELTKLLESANASS; from the coding sequence ATGAAAGACGTCATCGTTTACGTCGAGCACCGCGGTGGACAGACCCGCAAGGTCACCTTCGAAATGGCTACGCAAGCTCGAGCATTGGCCGACGCGCTGGGCGGCAAAGCGCACGCGGTCATCCTCGGTAGCGGCGCGCAGCGCCTCGCGGGACAACTTGCAGCCTATCCGATCGACATCGTGCACGTCAGCGAAGACTCCGACGTCGACGCGTTTTTGCTCGACCCGGTCGTCGACTACGTCGCCGCCGTCGCTGGTTCTACCGGACCGGCGTTGCTGCTGGTTCCCAACACGTTGTCGGGCCGCGACGTGGCCGGCCGTCTCAGCGCTCGTCTCAAGGCCGGTCTCGCGGCCGACGTGACCGAGTTCCGTGTCGATAACGGCGCCGTCGCCTGCACCGCTCCGAAGATGGGCGGCGCGCTCGTGACGACCTGCACCATCCTGCCGGCCGACTACGGGATTGCTACCGTCCGCCCGAACGCGTTCGAGGCGCAAACCGCCGGAGCCGGCGCGCAGGTCGAGGCGATCGAGAAGCCCGCCGGCAAGCAGTACGTTGCCAAGATAGAGCGAGACGTAGAAGAGGGCGCCGGCGAACTGGCGCTCGAGGAGGCACCGGTCGTCGTGGCAGGCGGTCGCGGTCTCGGCGGACCCGAGCCGTTTGATACCATGCTCAAGCCGTTGGCGCGCGCGCTCGGCGGCGCCGTCGGCGCTTCGCGAGCTGCCGCCGATGCCGGATGGGTGCCTTACAGCCTGCAGATCGGCCAGACCGGCAAGACCGTCACGCCGAACCTATATATCGGCATCGGCATCTCGGGGGCGATCCAGCACAAGGTTGGCATGCGCTCGGCCGGCACGATCGTCGCCATTAATAAAGATGGTTCGGCCGCCATCGGCGAATTCTCCGACCTGCTCGTCGTGGGGGACGCCTTCGCAATCGTTCCGGAATTAACGAAATTGCTCGAATCCGCCAACGCGTCGTCGTAG